A single genomic interval of Mesotoga infera harbors:
- a CDS encoding M23 family metallopeptidase, which yields MNRRVILLFLVMSLLLMTRSFAYFLVTYVVRSGDSIHTISRDLDVCISTIIDFNNLKDPNSIKAGDTLRIPQPDGLIYDVQSGDTFDYIAKLFFTPVEELIAANNLSPNSIINPGQRVFIPMSLINLCQYVPQSSPFRWPIYGVISSDYGWRTHPVSGQPSFHSGLDIAAPEGTPIFAGSRGTVVFAGVNGGYGNMVEIQHDNGYVTRYGHMSRISVYVGQRVDTGSLIGRVGSTGVSTGPHVHFEVRDPKTNTMNPLSMLPTRDLMYVIRREDDGTAAGGK from the coding sequence ATGAACCGTCGGGTCATTCTGTTATTCTTAGTTATGTCTTTGCTTTTGATGACTCGCAGTTTTGCGTATTTCCTCGTTACGTATGTGGTCAGATCGGGAGACTCGATTCACACTATTTCCAGGGATTTGGATGTTTGTATTTCGACGATTATCGATTTCAACAATCTGAAGGATCCTAACAGCATAAAGGCAGGGGATACGCTTCGTATACCTCAGCCCGATGGTCTGATCTACGATGTTCAGTCCGGCGATACCTTCGATTACATTGCAAAGCTTTTCTTCACTCCTGTTGAGGAATTGATAGCAGCTAACAACCTTAGTCCCAATTCGATCATCAACCCCGGGCAGAGAGTCTTCATTCCCATGTCTCTAATAAACCTGTGTCAATATGTACCTCAGAGCTCCCCTTTCAGGTGGCCCATTTATGGAGTTATATCTTCAGATTACGGTTGGAGGACTCATCCTGTAAGCGGGCAGCCCTCATTCCATTCGGGGCTCGACATTGCGGCTCCAGAAGGAACGCCGATCTTCGCAGGTTCGAGGGGAACAGTCGTCTTTGCCGGAGTGAACGGCGGTTATGGAAATATGGTTGAAATACAGCACGACAACGGTTACGTAACCCGCTATGGTCACATGAGCAGGATCAGTGTTTATGTAGGCCAAAGAGTGGATACCGGTTCGTTGATCGGCCGGGTCGGAAGCACAGGGGTCTCGACTGGTCCTCACGTACATTTCGAAGTTAGAGATCCGAAGACCAACACGATGAATCCACTTTCAATGCTTCCAACACGTGACCTCATGTACGTCATTAGAAGAGAGGATGACGGCACCGCTGCCGGTGGTAAATGA
- a CDS encoding DUF523 domain-containing protein, which yields MTKILVSACLIGVNCTYRGNNNLSLELLELVDRFIFLPVCPEQLGGLPTPRPRAEITTSNDWRATRIVIDQFGKDVTLNYTRGAEEVLKIAKLSGASIALLRSRSPSCGCKGIYDGTFSGVMIDGMGITAELLMKNAIEVYSEEEISFLY from the coding sequence ATGACAAAGATCCTGGTTAGCGCCTGCCTCATCGGTGTCAACTGTACATATCGCGGAAATAACAACCTGTCTTTGGAGCTTCTTGAGTTGGTGGACAGGTTTATTTTTTTGCCAGTCTGTCCAGAACAGCTCGGAGGACTTCCGACACCGCGTCCCAGGGCAGAAATAACTACTTCTAACGACTGGCGGGCAACAAGAATAGTAATCGATCAGTTCGGGAAGGACGTTACTCTTAACTACACGCGAGGAGCAGAAGAGGTGTTGAAAATAGCGAAACTTTCTGGCGCCAGTATCGCGCTCCTCAGGTCGAGGAGTCCTTCTTGCGGATGCAAAGGCATCTACGACGGTACTTTCAGCGGGGTCATGATCGATGGAATGGGAATAACCGCAGAGCTTCTCATGAAGAACGCTATTGAAGTCTATTCGGAAGAAGAGATCAGTTTCTTATATTAG